The window AATAAAATAATGGTAGAAGCATCTGTTTTTCCCGTTTGTAAAAGGTAAATGCCCATGGGTAGAATAAATAGTCCTCCACCTAAGATAAATGTTGCTACCAAAGCCCTATAGGGTGCAGCTCCTTTTGACCATACAATCACAATCTCTCGGTAAGTACGTATGGACTCTTTTAACTTTTTAAAAGAATGAACATTGAGGTTAAACATCTTAACCACTGGCATACCATGGACAAATTCCAGCATGGTAGAATGCATTCTCTCAATGGCTTTATGATATTTTTTTGTCAATTCCTGACGGTTCTGTCCTGTTAAAATACCATGCCACATCATACAAAGAAGTACCAATGTTACAGGTAGTGGTATGGTAGCCATTAATGCCATTCGCCAATCTAATGAAAAGAGATAGATGAGTGTAGCCATAGGTAGTGTAAAGCCGGATGCTGCATCAGGAAAATGATGGGCAACAAAGCCTTCTACCGATTCCACGTCATCCTGTACAATCTTTAACATCTCACCTGAATTTTTCTTTCCCCAGAAACCCATAGGCAGTCTCCCAATATGCATTGTTAGCCGAACACGAATACGGTAAAGTAAATCAAATGCTGCAATGTGGCTAAATACAAAAGAAGATACAATAAGTAAATAACGTACAACAAGTGCTAAAAAGGCAATACCAAGCCAACTTAAGAGAGGCTCTGGTGATGCATGAGCTCCCTGCTGTAAATAGTAATCTACTATTTTAAAAATCAGCACAAAGGGTACGATAAGCAGTAAAGAGCCTAATGCAGCCAGTATAACACATATGATAATCGGTGTTTTTTTATCTTTTATTAGATCAAATAGTGCTTTCATCGTTAAATCTCCTTATATTTTGCTTATTCAATGCTCAATAAAATCATATAATTATAACCCAGCTCAACATCTTTAATCTTCTTAAAACCATAAGGCGCCATTATTTCCTCCAGCTCATTTGGTGACCAACGATTGCTCTTAGGTGGTCCAAAAGGTGTGTCAATTTTTTTGCATTCAATGATGGCTACACGTCCATCCTTCTTTAAAATACGATGTATTTCGTTGAATAATACATCTTTGCACTGATGCAAATCAAGTGTATGAAGAACGGTTGATATGAGACAAACATCAACGCAATGATCGTCAATGGGTAAAGGATCTTCAATGCTTGAAGCTTTCGTCTGAATATTTTTTATCCCTTGATGGTGTACTTCTTTTTCAAGGCTTTCCGTCGTTTCTTTCCATTTATCCAGTGCATAGACAATGCCTGAATCTCCTACCATCTTTGAAGCCTGAATACTATAATCACCTGCTCCACATCCTAAGTCAAGAAACGTATAACCTTCCCTAATTTTAAGTTCTCTAAAAACAACCTCTGGGTCATGCATAAAATAACTGCTAGGTCCTCTCCTGTGGCGTCTATGTGCGTTATTGTGCTGATGCAGGTGCTCGCTTTACATACCTTTCTATCTTTCATATTCATCATTCCTTTCGTCTATACTCTTCCTACAAATAGTACATAAATGATTCAACTTTGGTTTCAATGTTTTCATTTTTATTGCCATCAACAGTAAGATTCAAAATAGGTTTATCCTCACTGCTTTCAAACCCTTTATGCAAAATACCCAGTACAATACCTGTATTCTCATACATGGAAGCCACAGAAATGTTACCATCTATTCCCGCTAGTTGTCCTAATAGCTTAGCCTCTCTATACCTTCCATTTCCACCAGCATAATAGCCAACTGTTCTATCTGCTGATGTGGCAAGATTATCCAGCTCTTTTTCAAAAGGACTTTCATTGGCTAAACATTCAGATATGGTTTGGATACTCTCTTTGAAAGCCATTAACCTTTGTTGAAGCTCTGGTGTATTTTTGCAGGTATTTTGATCAAGGAAGTCCTTCCATAATAACCATATGGTTTCACTGAGGGGGCTGTAAATCACACGATGACCTTTGTCTTCAAGATGCGTTAAAACAAAGTTGTTCAGAAAATCATTATAGAGTACCCACACTTCCCCTGTTGCTAAAATACGTTTATTAAACCTCACATCACTTAATTCTTTGTATATATCGCGTGCTATAACTTGTAAATGAGCCAGATCTAAACGATGATTCTTAATTAAATCCACAACATAATCCAAGTAGGTGGATCGATTATCTTTGGTAGCTGTTCGAATAATATCACCAGCCAGCAATCCTAAACAAATGGCTTGTACGTCCTGTTCGTCATTGTACAAGGTATCTTCTATAAAAGGTGATATCACATCTACTTGTTCAAATCCTTCTTCATCAAGTTTCGTCCTCAGCAATCGACTATATTGTCCATCTGTCTCTGTTCCCTCATTCTGTGGAATAAAAAAGGCAAGTTTATCCTGACGTGCATCTGTTTCATACATCTCTTTGAAAACATTCTCTAACTGAAGCTTTTTAAAAACATCACCTAATAAGGCCGTTAAGGAAAAATACTCTTCCGTAATAGTAAACTTTCGTCCTATATCCAAAGAAGTCTGACTGGTTTTAGGTAACACGCGAGCATCCACACCCTTGTTGATGAATAAGGCTTTGAAAATCTCAGAATAAGGGTATAAATATGGTAGATAAAGTACTGTTTTATCCTTTAGTGCCTTAATCTCTCGTTTAACATTAGTCTCTTTGTGTATAATTTTATCTGCATAGACCTCTACAGGCTCTGCCTCTTTTACTTCTAAACCTTGAAGACTATTAATAAAAGCTTCCACTCTCGTAATAACGCCTACACCAGAAGAATGTTCGTCTACCTCAATATGAAGATAAGGCTTTCCACTCATTTCTTCTCTAAAATAGTGTGAAAGAACGGAATCAGGTCCACACCCATGGTGGGTAAGTAATACACCGTATAAGTTAGGATGCTGTTTAATCAATTGAGCCGGTTCCAGTATATGCTGACCAAAGGGCCAAAACATATTGGGGTGTTCTTTTGACACATCGCCTTCTGGCAGATCATAGAATGGTAGTACTTTATAACCCATATCCATTAATGTTGCAGGTATTCCCATGTTCAACACAGGATCAGCAACGCCATAAATCTTGGATACAATAACAAATGCTTTTTCATCTGGTTTGATAGACTCTAGGATTTTCTTACCATTTTCGCCCATTCTTTCTTCAAACCGCTCGTAGGCTTCCATGCCTTTCTTAAGGGCCTTTTGGGTTTGGTTAGCATCTTTTCCAAGTTGCTTACCCATATTCGCAAAACTCTCTGTCATAAAATCTTTTCCTAAGTTGAAAGCCATGGTAGGTGCCAATAATTCAATACCTTCCTTATCTAATGACATGCCTTGTTTCATGACTTTAAATGCTAACTGCATATAGGCACAGCCATAGTTAACACGACTCATGGAGCCAGGATGATCAACAGAAAACAAATCTGGAAAGAAGATATAATCTACCTTTCGTTTGACCAACTCTGCAACATGCCCTGTAATGAGTTTCACTGGATAACAAGTCTCATCCAGTGCATATTGCTGACCCAAACGAATGGTTTCTTCACTGGTAGCATCTGATAGGAGCACATTGTAGCCTAATTCTTTAAATATGGCATGGAACATGGAAAACATACCATATGTAAATAACGCTCTTGGTATTCCTACTGTTTTCTTATTGCTATTGATATCTTCTTTGTAATCTTCAAATACAATCTGTCTTACTTGCTCATTAAAGACGGATTGATGATCCACTTTTGCCTTTAATAATTCCCTTTTTAGGAGAAAATCTTCTTTTGCTTCAATGGTAAAGCCTTTGAAGGTCGTTGAATGACCATTCATGTTTTCTTTGGTTAAAATCGCAGCACCATAAGCACCCGTTACACTAAAAAACGGCGGAACAACAATATCCTTTCCTGTAAGGGCACGAAAAGCATTAATAACACCCTGATTATAGGCCACACCACCTTGAAAGAAGATTTTCTTTCCAATTTTCTTTTGTCCAACCACACGTCCTATATAATTCTTAGCAATGGCATAACATAACCCAGAAGCAATATTTTCTAATTGTGCACCTCTTGCTAATTGAGCTGCAATACTTGTTTCGATAAAAACGGTACATCTTTCCCCTAGATTGATAGGTTTATCCCCTTGTAGAGCAATATTGCCAAAGTCATCAATAGGTATGTTGAATTTTTTTGCCTGCTCTTCAATAAAAGAACCCGTGCCTGCGGCACATATTTTATTCATTTGAAAGTCCGTTACCACACCGTTTTCTAGGGAAATATATTTTGAATCCTGACCACCAATCTCAAAAATAGTATCCACATCTTTATCAATGGTAACTGCAGCTTTTGCTTGAGCTGTAATTTCATCCTTGATGACATCTGCTCCAATAAGCTGACCAATCATGTAACGACCAGAACCTGTCGTTCCTGCACCTATCACATTAATCCTATCACCATAGTTAT is drawn from Vallitalea pronyensis and contains these coding sequences:
- a CDS encoding class I SAM-dependent methyltransferase, with the protein product MHDPEVVFRELKIREGYTFLDLGCGAGDYSIQASKMVGDSGIVYALDKWKETTESLEKEVHHQGIKNIQTKASSIEDPLPIDDHCVDVCLISTVLHTLDLHQCKDVLFNEIHRILKKDGRVAIIECKKIDTPFGPPKSNRWSPNELEEIMAPYGFKKIKDVELGYNYMILLSIE
- a CDS encoding acyl-CoA dehydratase activase; this translates as MYSLGIDIGYSSIKVVVMNQNNEMELSQYIRHKGHVKEVLESIVKALLRDYDPEDIQFGAVTGNGSKFLTKTDEIVFVNEAAAIVEGSRKTNKAIQSIIEIGGQSAKYITRMGGDDKSKIEISMNSNCSAGTGSFLEEQMSRLNLNLEDYSIYASKAKSIPRIAGRCSVFAKTDMTHHQQEGVPIEDILLGLAYAVVKNYKGAIMKKLPVKKPILFAGGVAHNQGMITALKDVLDLQDEDLVIPDNFSTIGALGAAVIAKKDGIDIRLNNLLHLIKMEDHVQEDDSQVGLPRLATYGQQDSCDKHICQSIHNNETMNCYLGIDVGSTSTNLVLMNEDHQVVSYQYLRTLGNPIDAVRLGLKNLKDNYGDRINVIGAGTTGSGRYMIGQLIGADVIKDEITAQAKAAVTIDKDVDTIFEIGGQDSKYISLENGVVTDFQMNKICAAGTGSFIEEQAKKFNIPIDDFGNIALQGDKPINLGERCTVFIETSIAAQLARGAQLENIASGLCYAIAKNYIGRVVGQKKIGKKIFFQGGVAYNQGVINAFRALTGKDIVVPPFFSVTGAYGAAILTKENMNGHSTTFKGFTIEAKEDFLLKRELLKAKVDHQSVFNEQVRQIVFEDYKEDINSNKKTVGIPRALFTYGMFSMFHAIFKELGYNVLLSDATSEETIRLGQQYALDETCYPVKLITGHVAELVKRKVDYIFFPDLFSVDHPGSMSRVNYGCAYMQLAFKVMKQGMSLDKEGIELLAPTMAFNLGKDFMTESFANMGKQLGKDANQTQKALKKGMEAYERFEERMGENGKKILESIKPDEKAFVIVSKIYGVADPVLNMGIPATLMDMGYKVLPFYDLPEGDVSKEHPNMFWPFGQHILEPAQLIKQHPNLYGVLLTHHGCGPDSVLSHYFREEMSGKPYLHIEVDEHSSGVGVITRVEAFINSLQGLEVKEAEPVEVYADKIIHKETNVKREIKALKDKTVLYLPYLYPYSEIFKALFINKGVDARVLPKTSQTSLDIGRKFTITEEYFSLTALLGDVFKKLQLENVFKEMYETDARQDKLAFFIPQNEGTETDGQYSRLLRTKLDEEGFEQVDVISPFIEDTLYNDEQDVQAICLGLLAGDIIRTATKDNRSTYLDYVVDLIKNHRLDLAHLQVIARDIYKELSDVRFNKRILATGEVWVLYNDFLNNFVLTHLEDKGHRVIYSPLSETIWLLWKDFLDQNTCKNTPELQQRLMAFKESIQTISECLANESPFEKELDNLATSADRTVGYYAGGNGRYREAKLLGQLAGIDGNISVASMYENTGIVLGILHKGFESSEDKPILNLTVDGNKNENIETKVESFMYYL